The following nucleotide sequence is from Mesobacillus jeotgali.
GACGGAAACTTCCGCACCTATTAAAGTTTTGGATGCCTATCATTTAATAGAAAGACAGAAGCAGTATTTCCGTGAAAGAAAGAGAATAAAAGAAAGTTTAAAGACTGTGGCTGAATCTTTGATCGAAATGGAAAGCAGCCTGAAACTGCTTGCACAACGATTCCTTCAAAATAGCAATCTTGCTCCGGTCGAGGCGGCTGGACTGCTGAAGCGGACACTGCGCGAAGCAATCGACCAGAAGTCGAGGTACCGTGAACTGAACGTGAAACTGGAGGAAATGGAAGAAGAGCTTTCAACACTGCAGAAGGAAGAGCATGTATTCAGTCAAGAAAGGGAAGGATTGCTTACACAGGCCGGGACTGAAGATGAGGATGGATTCAGGCAGAAAGCTAAAAATGCTTCATTGGTAAAAGGCTGGAAGACAAGACTGGAGGATATCAATCATCAGTTGATTGCATCGGGAATCAGCGATGAGGACCGTGGAAAGATTCTAACAGGAATTCCGCTTGAGGAACAGATTGAGGAAAACAATTCGGATCTGGGAGAGAGAAAGCGGGAGTTATCCGCAAAGTTTGACTCGATCGCCGATGTTAAACATAAAATGAAGGTGCTTGAAGAAGGCGGCATATACAGTGAATTGCTCCATAAATATAAGCAACTTCAGCATGAGTTCACGGAGGATGCAAAGGAATGGGCAAAATATGCGGTTGCCAGGGATTTGCTTTCGAAGACAATTGACCGCTATAAGGATGAGCGGTTGCCGAGAATGCTGGCCAGGGCTGAAAGCTTCCTGTCAATATTGACTGATGGAAGCTATATGAAGATCATTCCTCAGGTTTCCGGCAGCGGCTTCCTGATTGAAAGAAATGACCATCTGTTTTTTGAGGCGAATGAACTGAGCCAGGCAACTGCAGAACAGGTCTATGTATCCATCAGGCTTGCGCTTGCTGCCGACCATTATGACCGTTATCCATTTCCGATTATCATCGATGACAGCTTTGTGAATTTTGATCATAACCGGACTGCCCGGACGATTAAGCTGCTCAGGGAAATGAGCAATAACAATCAGATTCTCATCTTTACATGTCATCGCCATTTGCTGGACTATTTTTCGGAAAAGGAAATCGTCAATCTGCAAGAAAAAAGTACAAATATAGTTTAAAAATGCCATGGTTTGAGAATCAGAGACAATAGACTCTGTATGTTATACTGTTGCAGAGAGGAGAGGGCTGTTAACTATGAATAAAGGAATTTTAAATCACGAAACAGGGGACCAGGTAGAATTGTTTTTATTGATCAAGCATTCGTCAAAAGGGATTGCCAGCAACGGAAAGCCATTTTTGACGCTCATCCTCCAGGATCAGAGCGGGGAGATCGAAGCAAAGCTATGGGATGTTTCCGATGAAGATGAAAGTACTTATAGTGCTGAAAGCATTGTAAAAATACAGGGAGATATCCAGAATTACCGAGGGAGAAACCAGTTGAAGATCAGGCAAATCCGCCCTGCTTCACCAGCTGACTCTGTAAAACTATCTGATTTTCTTGAGACAGCCCCTGTCAGCCAGGATGAAATGAGCAGCAAGCTTACCCAATATATATTCGAAATGAAGAACCCAAATATCCAGAGGGTGACAAGACATCTATTGAAAAAGCATATGAGTTCTTTCATGGAATATCCTGCAGCGACAAAGAACCATCACGAATTTGTCTCAGGCCTTGCGTACCATGTTACCTCGATGCTTGACCTTGCGAAGTCGATCGCAACACTATATCCAAGTCTTGATAAGGATCTTTTGTATGCCGGAGTCATCCTGCATGATTTAGGGAAGGTCATTGAACTGTCCGGCCCGATTTCTACTACTTATACAGTGGAAGGGAATTTGCTCGGTCACATATCGATCATGGTCAATGAGATTGGTAAGGCAGCCGATGAGCTGGGCATTAGTGGTGAGGAGATAGTCATACTTCAGCATATGGTATTGTCACATCACGGCAAAGCTGAATGGGGCAGCCCGAAACCTCCAATGATCAAAGAGGCAGAAATTCTCCATTATATCGATAATCTCGATGCAAAAATGAATATGCTGGACCGTGCGCTTGCAAGGGTGAAGCCAGGTGAGTTCTCTGAAAGAGTATTCGCGCTGGATAACCGCTCCTTTTACAAGCCTGTATTCCATAAATAGTAAGCAAAAGGCCCTTCTCCATTTTATATGGAGGGGCCTTTATGTTTTGTCTTCTATATAAGTTGAACTTAAGAATTACCATTGAATGAAGCGCCTGGAGCGAAATGAAAAGGTAAACTTTCTAGCTCAACTTATAAAATGGCATATTTTTAAAAACCCTTCATATTAATACATTAAGAGTTCAAATTGGACAACCTTTAAATGGAGGGTATGAAAAAATGTCAATTCCAATCTGGGTAATAGCAGTCGCAGCAGGGATCGTATTCAGTGCCTTCATGGCAGTAAAAACAGGGAAAGAAGAACGAAAAGAAGAAATGGAAAGCATTGAACGAGAAGGCGAGCTTTACATGAAGCGGCTTGAAAGAGAGAAAGAACAACGAGAAAAATCAATGGAAGCATAAAAAAAACACTGGTCTCCAGAAATGGAGCCAGTGTTTTTTGGTTTAATATGAGAGTTTATATAACTGTCCGGCCCTCCGAGGTACACGATGTACTAGACCCGCCAGCCACAGGACGTGGCGTTCTCGGCGGGCAGCGCATGTCAGGGCTGGACAAGGCGCTTTCGCTTTTCTTATTATTGTGGTTGTGTTTGTGCTTCTGCTTCTGGGAATTCAGCAGCACCTTTAAGGTCTTTATCTTTGATTTTAACATCTGCAGCTTCCAGCTCTCGCTTCAGAACCTCTTGAATCTTGTTTTGGTCAAGCTGAGCAAGCTTCAACTCATACTCAAGTTCGTCCTTCATTTCTTCATAAGATTCTTTTTCCTTCTTCTCTGTTACCTTAATGATATGGAAACCGTGCTGTGATTGAACTGGTTCACTGATTTTATTTACTTCAAGGGCATAAGCAGCCTCTTCGAATTCAGGTACCATTTTGCCAGGACCAAAGAATCCAAGGTCTCCGCCTTGTGCAGCTGAACCAGGATCCTGAGAGTATTCCTTCGCTAAGTCTTCAAATTTGGCGCCTTCCTCTAGCTTTTTCTTCACTTCTTGTGCAGTCTTCTCGTCTTCCACAAGAATATGGCTTGCCTTGATTTCAGGCTTGTACTCTTCATAACGCTTCTTGACTTCATCTTCGCTTACCTTTACATCTTTAAGCGCAGCTTTTTCCATTAGAAGCTGGTCTTTAAGGACTTCTTTTAATTCTTCTTCATCTTTTAGCTGGTTTTGCTGAAGAACTAGCTCGAAGTTCTCTCCAAGCTCTTCCTTAAGCTCGGCCACTTTTTCCTCAACCTCTTTATCAGTCACTTCATAATTTTCCGCAAGAACTTTTTGGTAAAGCAACTCTTGAAGTGCCTGCTCTCCATACTTTTCTTTCATGGATTGATAAAGCTCTTCTTTAGTAATGTTGCCTGCCTTCGACTCAACGATGACTTCTGAAGAATCAGCATTATCGTTGCTGCATGCAGCTAATCCCATTACTCCGGCTGCAACCGTGAGGGAAATTATCATTTTTTTCATGGTGAACATCTCCTAAACAGAAAATTCTAGTGGCCGTTTTTAATCCACAATCTCTACTATAACATAATTTCAATTTTCTACAAAAAATAAGTAATGGATATTATTGGTTATTTATTGAGATGGGCGGATATCTATACCGTTTGTTCGATGATGCATAGGATGTAGAGAAGAGAAAAAAAGGAGGTATTTGATAATGGGCCACTATAATTCAGGATTTGCGTTAATTGTTGTCCTGTTCATCTTGCTGATCGTTGTAGGTGCAGCTTACCTGTA
It contains:
- the yhaM gene encoding 3'-5' exoribonuclease YhaM, whose product is MNKGILNHETGDQVELFLLIKHSSKGIASNGKPFLTLILQDQSGEIEAKLWDVSDEDESTYSAESIVKIQGDIQNYRGRNQLKIRQIRPASPADSVKLSDFLETAPVSQDEMSSKLTQYIFEMKNPNIQRVTRHLLKKHMSSFMEYPAATKNHHEFVSGLAYHVTSMLDLAKSIATLYPSLDKDLLYAGVILHDLGKVIELSGPISTTYTVEGNLLGHISIMVNEIGKAADELGISGEEIVILQHMVLSHHGKAEWGSPKPPMIKEAEILHYIDNLDAKMNMLDRALARVKPGEFSERVFALDNRSFYKPVFHK
- a CDS encoding YjcZ family sporulation protein, which gives rise to MGHYNSGFALIVVLFILLIVVGAAYL
- a CDS encoding sporulation YhaL family protein, whose product is MSIPIWVIAVAAGIVFSAFMAVKTGKEERKEEMESIEREGELYMKRLEREKEQREKSMEA
- a CDS encoding peptidylprolyl isomerase, which encodes MKKMIISLTVAAGVMGLAACSNDNADSSEVIVESKAGNITKEELYQSMKEKYGEQALQELLYQKVLAENYEVTDKEVEEKVAELKEELGENFELVLQQNQLKDEEELKEVLKDQLLMEKAALKDVKVSEDEVKKRYEEYKPEIKASHILVEDEKTAQEVKKKLEEGAKFEDLAKEYSQDPGSAAQGGDLGFFGPGKMVPEFEEAAYALEVNKISEPVQSQHGFHIIKVTEKKEKESYEEMKDELEYELKLAQLDQNKIQEVLKRELEAADVKIKDKDLKGAAEFPEAEAQTQPQ